A single region of the Aeromonas hydrophila subsp. hydrophila ATCC 7966 genome encodes:
- a CDS encoding YecH family metal-binding protein — MTQSVHGHEVMEMMLAHGGQFTRASLKQAIDERFGAEARFHTCSASEMDAEALIDFLAKRGKFIESEQGFQTHADKICNHG; from the coding sequence ATGACTCAATCGGTACACGGTCACGAAGTGATGGAGATGATGCTGGCGCATGGCGGCCAGTTTACCCGGGCCAGCCTCAAGCAGGCCATCGACGAGCGCTTCGGTGCCGAGGCTCGTTTCCACACCTGCAGCGCCAGCGAGATGGATGCCGAGGCCCTGATCGACTTCCTGGCCAAGCGCGGCAAGTTCATCGAATCGGAGCAGGGTTTCCAGACTCACGCCGACAAGATCTGCAACCACGGCTGA
- a CDS encoding YhgN family NAAT transporter, which yields MDTFSAAVMLFLIMDPLGNLPVFLSILRHIDPKRRRKVMMRELLFSLVIMMAFLFVGQQILNFLNLRQEAVSIAGGIILFLIAIKMIFPSEGGVTGLAAGEEPFLVPMAIPMIAGPSILASLLLLANQEPTRMADWSLALLMAWGASAVILMFYEVFNKLLGERGLTAVERLMGMLLVMISVQMLLDGVHHYLAVTGQN from the coding sequence ATGGACACTTTCTCCGCTGCCGTCATGTTGTTTCTGATCATGGATCCGCTGGGCAACCTGCCGGTCTTCCTGTCGATCCTGCGTCATATCGATCCCAAGCGGCGGCGCAAGGTGATGATGCGGGAGCTGCTGTTTTCACTGGTGATCATGATGGCCTTCCTGTTCGTCGGCCAGCAGATCCTCAATTTCCTCAACCTGCGGCAGGAGGCGGTCAGCATCGCCGGCGGCATCATCCTGTTCCTCATCGCCATCAAGATGATCTTCCCGAGTGAAGGTGGAGTGACCGGGCTGGCTGCGGGTGAGGAGCCCTTCCTGGTGCCCATGGCCATCCCCATGATTGCCGGCCCCTCGATCCTGGCGTCCTTGCTGCTGCTGGCCAACCAGGAGCCGACCCGGATGGCGGACTGGTCGCTGGCGCTGTTGATGGCCTGGGGCGCCAGCGCGGTGATCCTGATGTTCTACGAGGTATTCAACAAGCTGCTGGGTGAGCGAGGACTCACCGCGGTGGAGCGTCTGATGGGCATGCTGCTGGTGATGATCTCGGTGCAGATGCTGCTCGACGGGGTGCACCACTACTTGGCGGTAACCGGTCAGAACTGA
- a CDS encoding LysR substrate-binding domain-containing protein: protein MLLEQLGRIDLNLLIILQVLLEERNGSRAARRLHLSQSAVSKALGRLRETFDDPLFVRSAYGLEPTARALSLQQQLQPILLSLDNLIQPPDFDPTTTEREFVIASMDSAFTLFAPLYLSELKRQAPGIRLRYEEWTENSLTEMSQGQVDIAFTVRENCINSDFRLDTLPNAICQRLLAIDDLTCLVQHDHPALHEPEWDLTRYLAYPHVQTYCEGRDRWMLDHKLAEQDLYRRIEATVPSFEAALRMGMHSDMIVTLSRLYARHATQVYPLVPLPLPIALDSISHLLIWHQRHEEDPGHRWLRETLLTLIMGKLEPTAAEPS, encoded by the coding sequence ATGTTACTGGAACAGTTGGGGCGCATCGACCTCAATCTATTGATTATCCTGCAAGTATTGCTGGAAGAGCGGAACGGCAGCCGGGCGGCCCGTCGGCTGCACCTGAGTCAGTCTGCCGTCAGCAAGGCGCTCGGCCGGCTGCGGGAAACCTTCGACGACCCCCTGTTCGTGCGCTCGGCCTACGGGCTGGAACCCACCGCCCGCGCCCTCAGTCTGCAGCAGCAACTGCAGCCCATCCTGCTGTCGCTCGACAACCTGATCCAGCCGCCGGATTTTGACCCGACCACTACCGAGCGGGAGTTCGTCATCGCCAGCATGGACAGCGCCTTTACCCTGTTCGCCCCGCTCTACCTGAGCGAGCTGAAACGGCAGGCCCCCGGCATTCGGCTGCGCTACGAGGAGTGGACCGAGAACAGCCTGACCGAGATGAGCCAGGGCCAGGTGGACATCGCCTTCACGGTGCGGGAGAACTGCATCAACTCGGACTTTCGGCTCGACACCCTGCCCAACGCCATCTGCCAGCGGCTGCTCGCCATCGACGATCTGACCTGCCTGGTGCAGCACGACCACCCCGCCCTGCACGAACCGGAGTGGGATCTCACCCGCTACCTGGCCTATCCCCATGTGCAGACCTATTGCGAGGGGCGCGACCGCTGGATGCTGGATCACAAGCTGGCGGAGCAGGATCTCTATCGCCGCATCGAGGCGACCGTGCCCTCCTTCGAGGCGGCGCTGCGGATGGGCATGCACTCGGACATGATAGTGACCCTCTCCCGGCTCTACGCCCGCCACGCGACCCAGGTCTATCCGCTGGTGCCGCTGCCGCTGCCCATCGCCCTCGACAGCATCTCCCACCTGCTGATCTGGCATCAGCGTCACGAGGAGGATCCGGGCCACCGCTGGCTGCGGGAGACCCTGCTGACCCTCATCATGGGCAAGCTGGAGCCAACAGCGGCCGAACCGTCCTGA